The proteins below are encoded in one region of Micromonospora sp. DSM 45708:
- a CDS encoding glycosyltransferase family 2 protein has product MAAEEATDRPPTIRPDVSVVVPVYNTLRYLRPCLDSLLRQTIGHDRMEIVAVDDGSTDGSGRLLDRLAARHPGTLRVVHQANSGGPAAPCNRGLELATGRYVFFLGSDDRLGPEALERLVAAADRYGSDVVLGKVVGVNGRHVFADVFAGGNMVDVSLYDSALPWSLANTKLFRRELVDRLGLRFPEDMPVLSDQPFTLAACHHARRISVLADYDYYHAVRRLDARNITYHSRIEQRTVSVQRLFAFVADLIPAGPRRDAVLSRHVGLELANLVGDDFRRLDRAAQERVHATVRRLVDRHLTDGIRNRLDIEARLRLGAVTAGGVDELLAVIAQDTERGVPATVVEAGRWHAGYPGAPAAWTDVTDVRADWLARLDTVEVSWVDGRTVTVTARSPYPRFAAEAGPVRLVAGPVAGTTRLDATDPTGRTVRTDFPVDRLLAASAASGQRHPVRADVDGGHGRGGAPVRAPRLAAGRPRLLRHGTRLYGVAATVDPRTGQLVLSVVPVTVGQLVSRLRRRFSGTTRPAPAGVPPRLGVAPADSAPEHANHHADPVPAKLDHLTVAS; this is encoded by the coding sequence GTGGCAGCCGAGGAGGCGACGGACCGCCCACCGACCATCCGCCCCGACGTGAGCGTGGTCGTGCCGGTCTACAACACGCTCCGCTACCTGCGGCCCTGCCTCGACTCGCTGCTGCGGCAGACCATCGGGCACGACCGGATGGAGATCGTGGCGGTGGACGACGGGTCCACCGACGGCAGCGGTCGCCTGCTGGACCGGCTCGCCGCCCGGCACCCCGGCACGCTGCGGGTGGTCCACCAGGCCAACTCGGGCGGCCCGGCCGCGCCCTGCAACCGGGGTCTGGAGCTGGCCACCGGCCGGTACGTCTTCTTCCTCGGCTCGGACGACCGGCTCGGTCCCGAGGCGCTGGAACGGCTGGTCGCCGCCGCCGACCGGTACGGCTCCGACGTGGTGCTCGGCAAGGTCGTCGGCGTCAACGGCCGGCACGTCTTCGCCGACGTGTTCGCCGGCGGCAACATGGTCGACGTGAGCCTGTACGACTCGGCGCTGCCCTGGTCGTTGGCGAACACCAAGCTGTTCCGCCGCGAACTCGTCGACCGGCTCGGGTTGCGGTTCCCCGAGGACATGCCGGTCCTCAGCGACCAGCCGTTCACGCTGGCGGCCTGCCACCACGCCCGCCGGATCTCCGTGCTCGCCGACTACGACTACTACCACGCGGTACGCCGGCTGGACGCCCGCAACATCACCTACCACAGCCGGATCGAGCAGCGGACGGTCAGCGTGCAGCGGCTGTTCGCGTTCGTCGCTGACCTGATCCCGGCCGGTCCGCGCCGGGACGCCGTGTTGAGCCGGCACGTCGGGCTGGAACTGGCCAACCTGGTCGGCGACGACTTCCGCCGGCTGGACCGGGCCGCGCAGGAACGGGTGCACGCGACGGTCCGCCGGCTGGTCGACCGTCATCTCACCGACGGCATCCGGAACCGGCTCGACATCGAGGCCCGGCTGCGCCTGGGCGCGGTGACCGCCGGCGGCGTCGACGAGTTGCTGGCCGTCATCGCGCAGGACACGGAACGGGGCGTACCGGCCACGGTGGTGGAGGCCGGGCGGTGGCACGCCGGCTACCCGGGCGCCCCGGCCGCGTGGACCGACGTCACCGACGTACGCGCCGACTGGCTGGCCCGACTGGACACCGTCGAGGTGAGCTGGGTCGACGGGCGGACCGTGACGGTGACCGCGCGCAGCCCGTACCCCCGCTTCGCCGCCGAGGCCGGGCCGGTCCGGCTGGTGGCCGGTCCGGTCGCCGGCACCACCCGCCTGGACGCCACCGATCCGACCGGGCGGACCGTGCGCACCGACTTCCCGGTCGACCGGCTCCTCGCCGCCAGCGCGGCCAGCGGTCAGCGCCATCCGGTACGCGCCGACGTGGACGGCGGGCACGGCCGTGGCGGCGCGCCGGTCCGTGCGCCCCGGCTGGCCGCCGGCCGGCCGCGGCTGCTGCGGCACGGCACCCGGCTGTACGGGGTGGCCGCGACCGTCGATCCGCGTACCGGGCAGCTCGTCCTGTCCGTGGTGCCGGTGACCGTGGGGCAGCTGGTCAGCCGGCTGCGCCGTCGCTTCTCCGGGACGACGCGGCCGGCTCCGGCCGGCGTGCCGCCCCGGCTCGGGGTGGCCCCGGCGGACAGCGCCCCCGAACACGCGAACCACCACGCCGATCCCGTGCCGGCGAAGCTGGACCACCTGACCGTCGCGTCCTGA
- a CDS encoding M20/M25/M40 family metallo-hydrolase, with amino-acid sequence MGNHESAEGPPTRSSRRTFLTASAAATAAAVTTPLAAGPASAAADTPRGPGRPARPQPPDRELTALLREIDRARIEATVRRLAAFGTRHTLSSQDDPVRGIGAARDWIHAQLAGYAAASGGRMTVELQSYVQEPASRIPTATTITNVVATLRGGVTPERVYVITGHYDSRATDVMDAVSDAPGADDDASGVAVVLELARVLATRRTEATIVLAAVAGEEQGLYGSAYLAGRLKAAGVDVQGMFSNDIVGSSTADDGTRDPRTVRLFAEGVPTAETPAEASVRQSVGGENDSPSRQLARFVTDVADHGATGMDVRVIYRRDRYLRGSDHISFLREGWPAGRFTEPAEDFAHQHQDVRVVDGVQYGDLPEFCDFDYITRVARVNGAALWSLAQAPGTPKGATVVTTNLTNDTTLRWQRGTEPDLAGYEVVWRETTADQWQKVLAVGDVTEVTIDLSKDNVFFGVRAVDRAGHRSPVAFPRPGS; translated from the coding sequence ATGGGAAACCACGAGTCCGCCGAGGGCCCACCCACGAGGTCGAGCCGGCGTACCTTCCTCACCGCCTCGGCCGCGGCCACCGCCGCCGCCGTCACCACGCCGCTCGCCGCGGGCCCGGCGTCCGCGGCGGCCGACACGCCGCGCGGCCCGGGGCGACCGGCCCGGCCGCAGCCGCCGGACCGCGAGCTGACCGCGCTGCTGCGCGAGATCGACCGGGCCCGGATCGAGGCCACCGTCCGTCGCCTGGCCGCGTTCGGCACCCGGCACACGCTCTCCAGCCAGGACGATCCGGTACGCGGCATCGGCGCCGCCCGGGACTGGATCCACGCGCAACTGGCCGGGTACGCCGCCGCCTCCGGCGGCCGGATGACAGTCGAACTCCAGTCGTACGTGCAGGAGCCCGCCTCCCGGATCCCGACCGCCACCACCATCACCAACGTGGTGGCCACGCTGCGCGGCGGCGTCACGCCCGAGCGGGTGTACGTGATCACCGGCCACTACGACTCCCGCGCCACCGACGTGATGGACGCGGTCAGCGACGCCCCGGGCGCCGACGACGACGCGTCCGGCGTGGCCGTGGTGCTGGAACTGGCCCGGGTGCTGGCCACCCGCCGCACCGAGGCGACGATCGTGCTCGCCGCCGTCGCCGGCGAGGAGCAGGGCCTGTACGGCTCGGCGTACCTGGCCGGCCGGTTGAAGGCGGCCGGCGTGGACGTGCAGGGCATGTTCAGCAACGACATCGTCGGCAGCAGCACCGCCGACGACGGCACCCGCGACCCGCGTACCGTGCGACTGTTCGCCGAGGGCGTGCCGACCGCCGAGACGCCGGCGGAGGCGAGCGTGCGGCAGTCCGTCGGCGGCGAGAACGACTCCCCGTCCCGGCAGCTCGCCCGGTTCGTCACCGACGTGGCGGACCACGGCGCGACCGGGATGGACGTGCGGGTGATCTACCGGCGGGACCGCTACCTGCGCGGCAGCGACCACATCTCGTTCCTGCGCGAGGGCTGGCCGGCCGGCCGGTTCACCGAGCCCGCCGAGGACTTCGCCCACCAGCACCAGGACGTCCGGGTGGTCGACGGCGTGCAGTACGGCGACCTGCCCGAGTTCTGCGACTTCGACTACATCACCCGGGTGGCCCGGGTGAACGGCGCGGCGCTCTGGTCGCTCGCCCAGGCCCCGGGCACACCGAAGGGCGCCACCGTGGTCACCACGAACCTGACCAACGACACCACGCTGCGCTGGCAGCGCGGCACCGAGCCGGACCTGGCCGGCTACGAGGTGGTGTGGCGGGAGACCACCGCCGACCAATGGCAGAAGGTGCTGGCGGTCGGCGACGTCACCGAGGTGACCATCGACCTGTCCAAGGACAACGTGTTCTTCGGCGTACGCGCGGTGGACCGGGCCGGGCACCGCAGCCCCGTCGCGTTCCCGAGGCCCGGTAGCTGA
- a CDS encoding CaiB/BaiF CoA transferase family protein, translated as MTNSGPLTGVRVIELAGIGPGPFAAMMLADLGADVVRVDRVGGGGFGAFPGDLLNRNRRSIALDLKHPDGRELLLSLVAGADALVEGFRPGVAERLGLGPRECLAANPRLVYGRMTGWGQDGPLARTAGHDIDYLALTGALHGVGRAGERPVPPMNLLGDFGGGGMMLALGVVAAVYAVRGGAPGQVVDAAIVDGVSVLATQIHALRGLGLWQDPRGVNLLDGGAPFYDTYECADGRYVAVGALEPQFYAELVRLTGFPVDGDDAPDRDDPANWPALRAAWARLFRTRSRDEWAELLAGTDACVAPVLDWAEAPRHPHLAARDVFVAPDGVVQPAPAPRFSATPTAVRRPPPRPGEHTDEVLADAGVDAARIAALRAAGAVG; from the coding sequence GTGACCAACTCCGGACCGCTGACCGGCGTACGGGTGATCGAGCTGGCCGGCATCGGCCCGGGGCCGTTCGCCGCCATGATGCTGGCCGACCTGGGCGCGGACGTGGTCCGGGTGGACCGGGTGGGCGGCGGCGGGTTCGGCGCGTTCCCCGGCGACCTGCTGAACCGCAACCGGCGCTCGATCGCGCTGGACCTGAAACACCCGGACGGCCGGGAGCTGCTGCTGTCGCTCGTGGCCGGCGCGGACGCGCTGGTCGAGGGATTCCGCCCGGGGGTGGCCGAGCGGCTCGGCCTCGGCCCGCGGGAGTGCCTCGCCGCCAACCCGCGACTGGTGTACGGGCGGATGACCGGCTGGGGGCAGGACGGGCCGCTCGCCCGGACCGCCGGCCACGACATCGACTACCTGGCGCTGACCGGCGCGCTGCACGGGGTGGGCCGGGCCGGCGAGCGTCCGGTGCCCCCGATGAACCTGCTCGGCGACTTCGGCGGCGGCGGCATGATGCTGGCCCTGGGCGTGGTCGCGGCCGTGTACGCGGTGCGCGGCGGGGCACCCGGCCAGGTGGTCGACGCGGCCATCGTGGACGGTGTGTCGGTGCTGGCCACCCAGATCCACGCGCTGCGCGGCCTCGGCCTCTGGCAGGACCCGCGGGGCGTGAACCTGCTCGACGGCGGCGCGCCGTTCTACGACACGTACGAGTGCGCCGACGGGCGGTACGTGGCGGTGGGCGCGCTGGAGCCGCAGTTCTACGCCGAACTGGTCCGGCTCACCGGCTTTCCGGTGGACGGCGACGACGCCCCGGACCGGGACGACCCGGCGAACTGGCCGGCGTTGCGCGCGGCCTGGGCGCGGCTGTTCCGGACCCGGTCCCGGGACGAGTGGGCGGAACTGCTGGCCGGCACGGACGCCTGCGTGGCGCCGGTGCTCGACTGGGCGGAGGCGCCCCGGCATCCGCACCTGGCCGCCCGGGACGTCTTCGTCGCGCCGGACGGGGTCGTCCAGCCGGCCCCGGCGCCGCGCTTCTCGGCCACGCCGACCGCGGTGCGCCGCCCGCCACCGCGGCCCGGCGAGCACACCGACGAGGTGCTGGCCGACGCCGGTGTGGACGCCGCCCGGATCGCCGCGCTGCGCGCCGCCGGCGCGGTCGGGTGA
- a CDS encoding DUF6510 family protein, giving the protein MTEPSYLDGNMLDGPLRELLAVDLSATTGRCDNCGMTGPMAGLHVYSHAPGLVGRCPACTGVMVRLVRAPERAWLDLRGTTYLQVAMPPDQRLHPAP; this is encoded by the coding sequence ATGACCGAACCGTCGTACCTGGACGGCAACATGCTCGACGGACCGCTGCGCGAACTCCTCGCGGTCGACCTGAGCGCCACCACCGGGCGGTGCGACAACTGCGGCATGACCGGCCCGATGGCCGGCCTGCACGTCTACTCGCACGCCCCCGGCCTGGTCGGGCGGTGCCCGGCGTGCACCGGGGTGATGGTGCGCCTGGTCCGCGCGCCGGAGCGCGCCTGGCTGGACCTGCGTGGCACCACCTACCTCCAGGTGGCCATGCCGCCGGATCAGCGCCTCCACCCAGCCCCCTGA
- a CDS encoding pirin family protein, whose protein sequence is MDRTESLPAQTLPPGVGATDPGSVLLPGHDVPLGRYTTVRRLLPQRQRRMVGAWCFVDHFGPDDVAQRPGMEVPPHPHTGLQTVTWLLDGEILHRDSLGNVQPIRPGQLNVMTSGRGIAHSERSPLVHPPLMHGVQLWVALPDPARAGDPDFAHHAELPRWRDGDLDLTLLVGEFGGERSPAVAHTPLLGAQLEARGPASATLRLRPDFEYGLLAMSGSAEVDGLALAPGALLYLGAGRTTVTLRVAPGSRLLLLGGAPFDEPLVMWWNFVGRSHEEVAAAREDWMAGRRFGTVADDAAPPLPAPALPTTRLKARDRSGGLRG, encoded by the coding sequence GTGGACCGTACCGAATCGTTGCCCGCGCAGACGCTCCCACCCGGCGTCGGCGCCACCGATCCGGGCAGTGTGCTGCTGCCCGGGCACGACGTCCCGCTCGGCCGCTACACCACGGTGCGCCGGCTGCTGCCGCAGCGGCAGCGGCGGATGGTCGGCGCGTGGTGCTTCGTCGACCACTTCGGCCCGGACGACGTGGCGCAGCGGCCCGGCATGGAGGTGCCACCGCACCCGCACACCGGGCTCCAGACCGTCACCTGGCTGCTCGACGGCGAGATCCTGCACCGGGACAGCCTCGGCAACGTGCAACCGATTCGTCCCGGCCAGCTCAACGTGATGACCTCCGGCCGGGGCATCGCCCACTCGGAGCGCTCACCGCTGGTCCATCCACCGCTGATGCACGGCGTGCAGCTCTGGGTGGCGCTGCCCGACCCGGCCCGGGCCGGCGACCCGGACTTCGCCCACCACGCCGAGTTGCCCCGGTGGCGCGACGGCGACCTGGACCTGACGCTGCTCGTCGGGGAGTTCGGCGGGGAGCGCTCGCCGGCCGTCGCGCACACCCCGCTGCTCGGCGCGCAGCTCGAGGCGCGCGGTCCGGCGTCGGCCACGCTGCGGTTGCGCCCCGACTTCGAGTACGGGCTGCTGGCGATGTCAGGATCGGCCGAGGTCGACGGGTTGGCGTTGGCCCCCGGCGCGTTGCTCTACCTGGGCGCCGGCCGGACGACGGTGACGCTGCGCGTCGCGCCGGGCAGCCGGCTGCTGCTGCTCGGCGGCGCACCGTTCGACGAGCCGCTGGTGATGTGGTGGAACTTCGTCGGCCGGTCGCACGAGGAGGTCGCCGCCGCGCGGGAGGACTGGATGGCCGGTCGCCGGTTCGGCACGGTCGCCGACGACGCCGCGCCGCCGCTGCCCGCGCCCGCGTTGCCCACCACCCGGCTCAAGGCCCGCGACCGCAGTGGCGGCCTCCGCGGCTGA
- a CDS encoding ferredoxin reductase, which translates to MTAPTAGGRVVAPLTWRVARLVERRVETATAQTLVLDVPGWPGHLPGQHVDLRLTAADGYQAARSYSLAGPAQGERIEVTVQRVTDGEVSPYLIDTYAEGDPVEVRGPVGGWFVWQTDGTEPVLLVAGGSGVVPLMAMIRARRAAGSRTPFRLIYSVRTADDVIYADELRRRARDDQGLDVAYVYTRRAPEGWRGEPHRIGLADVNSHGWPPALEPLCYVCGPTGFVETAADLLVGLGHPTRRVRTERFGPTG; encoded by the coding sequence ATGACCGCGCCGACCGCCGGCGGCCGGGTGGTGGCGCCGCTGACCTGGCGGGTGGCCCGACTGGTCGAGCGGCGGGTCGAGACGGCGACCGCCCAGACGCTGGTGCTTGACGTGCCGGGTTGGCCGGGGCACCTACCCGGGCAGCACGTCGACCTGCGCCTGACCGCCGCCGACGGCTACCAGGCGGCCCGCTCGTACTCGCTCGCCGGCCCGGCGCAGGGCGAGCGGATCGAGGTGACCGTGCAGCGGGTGACCGACGGCGAGGTGTCGCCGTACCTGATCGACACGTACGCCGAGGGCGACCCGGTGGAGGTGCGCGGCCCGGTCGGCGGCTGGTTCGTCTGGCAGACCGACGGGACCGAGCCGGTGCTGCTGGTGGCCGGCGGTTCCGGGGTGGTGCCGTTGATGGCCATGATCCGGGCCCGCCGGGCGGCCGGCAGTCGGACGCCGTTCCGGCTCATCTACTCGGTGCGGACCGCCGACGACGTGATCTACGCCGACGAGCTGCGCCGCCGGGCCCGCGACGACCAGGGCCTGGACGTCGCGTACGTCTACACCCGCCGGGCGCCCGAGGGCTGGCGGGGCGAGCCGCACCGGATCGGGCTGGCCGACGTGAACAGTCACGGCTGGCCACCGGCGTTGGAGCCGCTCTGCTACGTCTGCGGTCCGACCGGATTCGTGGAGACCGCGGCCGACCTGCTGGTGGGGCTCGGCCATCCGACGCGGCGGGTGCGGACCGAACGGTTCGGTCCGACCGGCTGA
- a CDS encoding GNAT family N-acetyltransferase, whose protein sequence is MRYLRSDGRVAIRRPRAGDEAEFVAAARRSRDLHHPWVTAPDDAERYAAYLRRIRRQDTSGFLFCDRASGEIAGYANIGGIVLGALRGGYLGYAAFRPYAGTGHASAGVRLVIAHAFGALGLHRLEANIQPGNEPSKRLARRLGFRLEGFSPDYLFVDGAWRDHERWAITAPSTP, encoded by the coding sequence GTGAGATACCTGCGCAGCGACGGCCGCGTCGCGATCCGACGTCCCCGGGCCGGCGACGAGGCGGAGTTCGTGGCCGCCGCCCGGCGCAGCCGGGACCTGCACCACCCGTGGGTGACCGCGCCGGACGACGCCGAGCGCTACGCGGCGTACCTGCGCCGGATCCGGCGGCAGGACACCTCCGGGTTCCTGTTCTGCGACCGGGCCAGCGGCGAGATCGCCGGGTACGCGAACATCGGCGGCATTGTGCTGGGCGCGCTACGGGGCGGCTACCTCGGTTACGCCGCGTTCCGCCCGTACGCGGGGACCGGTCACGCCTCGGCCGGCGTGCGACTGGTGATCGCGCACGCGTTCGGCGCGCTCGGGCTGCACCGGTTGGAGGCGAACATCCAGCCGGGCAACGAGCCGTCGAAGCGGCTGGCCCGCCGCCTCGGGTTCCGGCTGGAGGGATTCTCCCCGGACTACCTGTTCGTGGACGGCGCGTGGCGGGACCACGAGCGCTGGGCGATCACGGCCCCGTCGACACCCTGA
- a CDS encoding TerC family protein: MTEVSYLSAAELSSVGTPTLWAVTIAGVLALLVLDFLVTRKPHEVSIREALGWSAFYIALPLAFGAWIWSRYGSQQGVEYLTGYLVEKSLSVDNLFVFMLLLAAFAVPAVLAQRVLLYGIAGALVLRAIFIALGAAALQTLDFAFLLFALILIATAVKLLRDALSGHEQEVDINKMRSVRLLRKVMPVVEEYHGTRMTIRQQGRRALTPFALVVVAVLATDIVFAVDSVPAVYGITEDPYLVFATNAFALLGLRALYFVLHAALSRLVHLSYGLAVILAFIGLKLGLHWAHGIWKGVPEIPTLASLGVIIGVLVIVTITSLRATRSSGDGDRTVVHETQGGDPA, encoded by the coding sequence ATGACCGAAGTGTCCTACCTGTCCGCCGCCGAGCTGTCGTCGGTGGGCACGCCCACGCTGTGGGCGGTGACGATCGCCGGCGTGCTCGCGCTGCTGGTGCTGGACTTCCTGGTCACCCGCAAGCCGCACGAGGTCTCCATCCGGGAGGCGCTCGGCTGGTCGGCCTTCTACATCGCCCTGCCGCTGGCCTTCGGCGCCTGGATCTGGTCCCGCTACGGCAGCCAGCAGGGCGTCGAGTACCTCACCGGTTACCTGGTCGAGAAGTCGCTCTCGGTCGACAACCTGTTCGTGTTCATGCTGCTGCTGGCTGCGTTCGCGGTGCCCGCCGTGCTCGCCCAGCGGGTGCTGCTCTACGGCATCGCCGGCGCGCTGGTGCTGCGCGCGATCTTCATCGCGCTCGGCGCCGCCGCCCTCCAGACGCTCGACTTCGCCTTCCTGCTCTTCGCGCTCATCCTGATCGCCACCGCGGTCAAGCTGCTGCGCGACGCCCTCTCCGGGCACGAGCAGGAGGTCGACATCAACAAGATGCGGTCCGTGCGGCTGCTGCGCAAGGTCATGCCGGTGGTCGAGGAGTACCACGGCACCCGGATGACCATCCGGCAGCAGGGCCGGCGGGCGCTCACCCCGTTCGCGCTGGTCGTGGTCGCGGTGCTGGCCACCGACATCGTCTTCGCGGTCGACTCGGTGCCCGCCGTCTACGGCATCACCGAGGATCCGTACCTGGTGTTCGCCACCAACGCGTTCGCGCTGCTGGGCCTGCGGGCGCTCTACTTCGTGCTGCACGCGGCGCTCAGCCGGCTGGTGCACCTCAGCTACGGGCTCGCCGTCATCCTGGCGTTCATCGGGCTCAAGCTCGGCCTGCACTGGGCGCACGGCATCTGGAAGGGCGTACCGGAGATCCCGACGCTGGCCTCGCTCGGCGTGATCATCGGGGTTCTGGTGATCGTCACCATCACCAGCCTCCGCGCCACCCGCAGCAGCGGCGACGGCGACCGCACCGTCGTGCACGAGACGCAAGGCGGGGACCCCGCTTAG
- a CDS encoding DUF2795 domain-containing protein: MASYSDVLEYLSALDYPAEKDDVIREAEREGAPPDVLRALRALPPVDYANGTEVARSAGIDAAPEVSRSQRAAQARDDHPRVSQHVRRI; the protein is encoded by the coding sequence ATGGCGAGTTATTCGGACGTCCTTGAGTACCTGTCCGCGCTGGACTACCCGGCGGAGAAGGACGACGTCATCCGGGAGGCGGAGCGGGAGGGCGCGCCGCCGGACGTGTTGCGGGCGTTGCGCGCGTTGCCGCCGGTGGACTACGCCAACGGCACCGAGGTGGCGCGGTCGGCCGGCATCGACGCGGCCCCCGAGGTCAGCCGGTCGCAGCGGGCGGCCCAGGCCCGGGACGACCACCCACGCGTCTCGCAGCACGTACGCCGGATCTGA
- a CDS encoding DUF2267 domain-containing protein, giving the protein MDHHTFVARVARLTGTAEDRAATLTAATLETLAERLTGGEVLDLAAQLPKPLWGMLNPHPHTEAAERFGAAEFVARVARRADCDENVARGAARAVFATLREAISGGEFADVVVQLPRDYRDMVEPALAPAATRRR; this is encoded by the coding sequence ATGGACCACCACACGTTCGTGGCCCGGGTCGCCCGGCTCACCGGGACCGCCGAGGACCGGGCCGCGACGCTCACCGCCGCCACGCTGGAGACGCTGGCCGAGCGGCTGACCGGCGGCGAGGTGCTGGACCTCGCCGCGCAACTGCCGAAGCCGCTGTGGGGGATGCTCAACCCCCATCCGCACACCGAGGCGGCCGAACGGTTCGGGGCGGCCGAGTTCGTCGCCCGGGTCGCTCGGCGGGCCGACTGCGACGAGAACGTCGCCCGAGGCGCGGCGCGGGCGGTGTTCGCCACGCTGCGCGAGGCGATCAGCGGTGGCGAGTTCGCCGACGTGGTGGTGCAACTGCCCCGCGACTACCGGGACATGGTGGAGCCGGCCCTCGCGCCGGCCGCCACCCGCCGGCGCTGA
- a CDS encoding C39 family peptidase — protein sequence MATTLLRTTVLTAAGIAATAGGIAGPAIAAHAAPAEKTAVVADRTSGERELDVRYEAQPNFYYCGPAAARNAISVLGKNIDVHAMAREMGTTENGTNSINDITPVLNKETGKTYRSVEIKDPKANDTQTDKLRADIVRTVDDGRAVVANIAGTTTDTDGSTHSFEGGHYISVVGYQNNGTTVTIADSANPNTASYRITVDNLADWIATRGYSTS from the coding sequence ATGGCTACCACTCTGCTGCGTACCACTGTGCTGACCGCTGCCGGTATCGCCGCGACCGCCGGTGGGATCGCCGGCCCCGCGATCGCCGCGCACGCCGCCCCCGCCGAGAAGACCGCCGTGGTCGCCGACCGCACGAGCGGCGAACGTGAGTTGGACGTGCGCTACGAAGCCCAGCCCAACTTCTACTACTGCGGCCCCGCCGCCGCCCGCAACGCCATCAGCGTGCTCGGCAAGAACATCGACGTGCACGCCATGGCCCGCGAGATGGGCACCACCGAGAACGGCACCAACAGCATCAACGACATCACCCCCGTCCTGAACAAGGAAACCGGCAAGACCTACCGGTCGGTCGAGATCAAGGACCCCAAGGCCAACGACACGCAGACCGACAAGCTGCGCGCCGACATCGTCCGCACCGTCGACGACGGCCGCGCCGTGGTCGCCAACATCGCCGGCACCACCACCGACACCGACGGCAGCACCCACTCCTTCGAAGGCGGCCACTACATCAGCGTCGTCGGCTACCAGAACAACGGCACCACCGTCACCATCGCCGACAGCGCCAACCCGAACACCGCCTCCTACCGGATCACCGTCGACAACCTCGCCGACTGGATCGCCACCCGCGGCTACAGCACCAGCTGA
- a CDS encoding sulfite oxidase-like oxidoreductase, producing the protein MSPGFQGRPRSSAPDLPPGQYLTEDFPVLSAGPTPRVALDTWEFVLTSETGAEHRWSWDELMRLPQDTPTVDLHCVTRWSKLGTTWQGVSLDTLFDGVDTDARYALAHSYGGYTTNLPLDDLRGGRAWVVHTYDGGPLPAEHGGPARLLVPHLYLWKSAKWVRGIRLLVDDRPGFWETAGYHDYGDPWREQRYQGD; encoded by the coding sequence GTGTCGCCGGGATTTCAGGGCCGGCCCCGTTCGTCCGCGCCGGACCTGCCACCGGGGCAGTACCTCACCGAGGACTTCCCGGTGCTCTCCGCCGGCCCGACGCCGCGCGTGGCGCTCGACACCTGGGAGTTCGTGCTGACCAGCGAGACCGGCGCGGAACACCGCTGGTCCTGGGACGAACTGATGCGACTGCCGCAGGACACGCCGACGGTGGACCTGCACTGCGTGACCCGCTGGTCCAAGCTCGGCACCACCTGGCAGGGCGTCTCGCTGGACACGCTGTTCGACGGCGTGGACACCGACGCGCGCTACGCGCTGGCCCACTCGTACGGCGGCTACACCACCAACCTGCCGCTCGACGACCTGCGCGGCGGGCGAGCCTGGGTGGTGCACACGTACGACGGCGGCCCCCTGCCGGCCGAGCACGGCGGCCCGGCCCGGCTGCTCGTGCCGCACCTCTACCTGTGGAAGTCCGCCAAATGGGTGCGCGGCATCCGGTTGCTCGTCGACGACCGACCCGGCTTCTGGGAGACAGCCGGCTACCACGACTACGGCGACCCGTGGCGCGAGCAGCGCTACCAGGGTGACTGA